The following coding sequences lie in one Hippopotamus amphibius kiboko isolate mHipAmp2 chromosome 7, mHipAmp2.hap2, whole genome shotgun sequence genomic window:
- the SSTR3 gene encoding somatostatin receptor type 3: MDTPGYPSLVPMTLEPGNASLAWPLDAVLGNVSAAPSSTGLAISGILIPLVYLVVCVVGLLGNSLVIYVVLRQTDSPSVTNVYILNLALADELFMLGLPFLAAQNALSYWPFGSLMCRLVMAVDGINQFTSIFCLTVMSVDRYLAVVHPTRSARWRTVPVARMVSAAIWVASAVVVLPVVVFSGVPRGMSTCHMQWPEPAAAWRAGFIIYTAALGFFGPLLVICLCYLLIVVKVRSAGRRVRAPSCQRRRNSERRVTRMVVAVVALFVLCWMPFYVLNIINVVCPLPEEPAFFGLYFLVVALPYANSCANPILYGFLSYRFKQGFRRVLLRPSRRVRNQEPPVGPPEKTEEEEEEDGGGEDRQEGTGKQGERKEMNGQVNQIAQPGPSGQEQTPSGTTSKEHQFLPQEPSAGEKSGTLHISYL; encoded by the coding sequence ATGGACACCCCTGGCTATCCTTCACTGGTGCCCATGACCTTGGAACCCGGGAACGCCTCCTTGGCCTGGCCCCTGGATGCCGTCCTTGGAAACGTGTCCGCAGCGCCGAGTTCAACAGGGCTGGCCATCAGTGGCATTCTGATCCCCTTGGTGTACCTGGTGGTGTGCGTGGTAGGCCTGCTGGGCAACTCGCTGGTCATCTACGTGGTCCTGCGACAGACAGACAGCCCATCGGTCACCAACGTCTATATCCTCAACCTGGCACTGGCCGATGAGCTTTTCATGCTGGGGCTGCCCTTCCTGGCTGCACAGAATGCCCTGTCCTATTGGCCCTTCGGCTCCCTCATGTGCCGCCTGGTCATGGCTGTGGACGGCATCAACCAGTTCACCAGCATCTTCTGCCTCACTGTCATGAGCGTGGACCGCTACCTGGCGGTAGTGCATCCCACCCGCTCAGCTCGCTGGCGCACAGTGCCCGTGGCCCGCATGGTCAGTGCAGCCATCTGGGTGGCCTCGGCCGTGGTAGTGCTGCCCGTGGTCGTCTTCTCGGGTGTGCCCCGTGGCATGAGCACCTGCCACATGCAGTGGCCCGAGCCAGCGGCGGCCTGGCGGGCTGGCTTCATCATCTACACGGCTGCGCTGGGCTTCTTTGGGCCACTGCTGGTCATCTGCCTCTGCTACCTGCTCATCGTGGTCAAGGTGCGCTCAGCTGGGCGGCGGGTGCGGGCACCCTCGTGCCAGCGGCGGCGGAATTCCGAGCGCAGGGTCACACGCATGGTGGTGGCCGTCGTGGCGCTCTTCGTCCTCTGCTGGATGCCTTTCTACGTACTCAACATCATCAACGTGGTGTGCCCGCTGCCCGAAGAGCCCGCCTTCTTCGGCCTCTACTTCCTGGTGGTGGCACTGCCCTACGCCAACAGCTGCGCCAACCCCATCCTTTATGGCTTCCTCTCCTATCGCTTCAAGCAGGGCTTCCGCAGGGTCCTGCTGCGACCCTCCCGCCGTGTGCGCAACCAGGAGCCTCCTGTGGGGCCTCCAGAGAagacggaggaggaggaggaagaggatggaggaggggaggacaggCAGGAGGGAACAGGAAAGCAGGGGGAGCGGAAGGAGATGAATGGCCAGGTCAACCAGATCGCACAGCCGGGTCCCAGCGGACAGGAGCAGACTCCCAGTGGCACCACCAGCAAGGAGCATCAGTTCCTACCCCAAGAACCCTCAGCTGGGGAGAAGTCAGGCACGCTGCACATCAGCTATCTGTAG
- the C1QTNF6 gene encoding complement C1q tumor necrosis factor-related protein 6 → MGIAALGLLWAVLLLPLSVFGIPTEEPTSGEAMASSSPGLCRRCCDSEDPVVLADAAHASSASPSTLPYVLPEVRPYINITILKGDKGDRGLLGSPGKLGREGPPGERGPQGTKGAKGQAGSPGGPCQARFSAFSVGRKTALHSSEGFQPLLFDTVFVNPDGHFDLAAGHFVAPLRGLYFFSLNVHSWNFKETYVHVVHNDEAAVILYAQPSDRSIMQSQSVMLALEPGDRVWARLFKRERENAIYSDDIDTYITFSGHLVKPEDD, encoded by the exons ATGGGGATAGCTGCCCTGGGCCTCCTCTGGGCGGTGCTGCTGCTCCCTCTCTCGGTGTTTGGAATCCCCACTGAGGAGCCCACCTCTGGGGAAGCCATGGCCTCTAGTTCCCCTGGGCTCTGTCGACGGTGCTGTGACTCTGAGGACCCCGTGGTCCTCGCCGATGCTGCACATGCGTCCTCGGCCTCTCCGTCCACCCTCCCGTACGTGCTGCCTGAGGTCAGGCCCTACATTAACATCACCATCCTAAAGG GTGACAAAGGGGATCGAGGCCTGCTGGGCTCGCCCGGGAAGCTGGGcagggagggccccccgggggagCGCGGCCCCCAGGGCACCAAAGGCGCCAAGGGGCAGGCGGGCAGCCCGGGCGGCCCGTGCCAGGCGCGCTTCTCGGCCTTCTCGGTGGGTCGCAAGACGGCGCTGCACAGCAGCGAGGGTTTCCAGCCGCTGCTCTTCGACACGGTCTTTGTGAACCCGGACGGGCACTTCGACCTGGCTGCTGGCCACTTCGTCGCCCCCCTGCGTGGCCTCTACTTCTTCAGCCTCAACGTGCACAGCTGGAACTTCAAGGAGACCTACGTGCACGTGGTGCACAACGACGAGGCGGCCGTCATCCTGTACGCGCAGCCCAGCGACCGCAGCATCATGCAAAGCCAGAGCGTGATGCTGGCCCTGGAGCCCGGCGACCGCGTCTGGGCGCGGCTCTTCAAGCGCGAGCGGGAGAACGCCATCTACAGCGACGACATCGACACCTACATCACCTTCAGCGGCCACCTCGTCAAGCCCGAGGACGATTAG